The Rufibacter sp. DG15C region CTCTTTGCGAAGCGACCCTAGCCTTAGGTTGGAGTTTAGGATGTACGGCGCCCCAAAGGCATGGGCTAGGCGGGCGTTGGTTTCCTCTTCCAGCACACAGCGTATCTGCGGAAAGTTGGACCGGCTGGCCCCGCCCGTATGGAAGTCAATCCCATAATCTACCAGCGGTAGTATCTCTTTGGTGAACCTATGTGCCACGCGGCTGGCAAGAGAGCCGTTGGCATTCCCCGGGAAACTCCGGTTCACGTCCTTGCCGTCTGGCACCTCACGGGAGAAGTTCAGGAAGCCATAGATGTTGAGCACCGGAATGGCAATGACAGAGCCCCGCTCGGGCTGTAGCATGTTCCTTCTAATCATGCGCCGGATAATCTCAATGCCGTTCACCTCATCGCCGTGCATACCGGCCATGAGCAACAATACCGGCCCTGGCTCCTTCGCCCGGAAGACGTGCACGGGAATGTCAATCTCGGTACCGCTGGGTAGCCTGGAAATCGCTAACCTGATTAAGATGTTTTCGCCGGGCTGAATGGCTATCTCATTGATGATCATCTCCGCCATCGCCGGTGGTTTTCTTTTTGGTGGTTTTAGTGGCTTTCTTGTTGACCAGCAACTCTGTAAACTCTATGATTTTACCGGCAATGTCTTTCTGGGTAGCTCTCTCAATGCCCTCCAGACCTGGAGATGAGTTTACCTCCAGAATTAAGGGGCCGCGTTTGGATTGCAGCATGTCTACGCCGGCCACATCCAGGCCCAATGATTTGGCGGCCATGAGGGCGGCGGCTTTCTCGGCGCGGGAAAGTTTGATGAGCGTGGCGCTGCCGCCGCGGTGCAGGTTAGACCTGAACTCACCTTCCTTGCCCTGCCGTTTCATGGCACCTACTACTTCGCCGTTTACTACAAACACACGTATGTCGGCGCCTTTACTTTCGGCTATGAACTCCTGCACAATGATACGCGCTTTTAAGTTATGGAAGGCTTCAATCACAGATTCGGCGGCTTTGCCGGTCTCTGCCAGTACCACGCCCAGGCCTTGGGTGCCTTCCAGCAGTTTAATCACCAGGGGAGCACCGCCTACTTCCTCTATCAGCTGCTTAACTTCTTTGGAGTAGTTGGTGAAGGCGGTTTTGGGCATACCCAGCCCAGCGCGGGCCATAATCTGCAAGGAGCGCAGTTTGTCTCTTGAGCGCACAATGGACTGGCTGGCCACCACGCTTTTTACTTTCATCATCTCAAACTGGCGCACCACGGCCGTGCCGTAGAACGTGACAGAGGCGCCAATGCGCGGAATGATGGCGTCAATACCAGTGAGCAGTTCGCCTTTGTAAAGGATGTGGGGCGCGCCTTTTTCCATGACCAAGTCACAGCGCAGGTGGTCCAGCACCACGGTTTCGTGGCCGCGTTGCTGCGCAGCTTCTACTAACCGGCGGGTAGAGTACAGCCGGGCATTACGCGAGAGGATCGCTATCTTCATGAGGTCTGGTCTTTTTTCTTGGGTACTCTTTTGGCCTTGGTGGCTTTCTTGTTTTTGGCTTTGAGCGACAGGTTCTTTTTAGAAACGTCTACCACAAACCGGCGCCGCAACAGCGTACGGCCCAACAGCACAGGGTATTTCAAGTCGCTTCTGTCAGAGAGGGAGAACTCGGTCTCAATCTCCTGTCCGTGCACTACAATGCTAGTACGAATGATGTAGCGTTCCTGTACATCGCCAAACGAACTTTTTACATTGCGCAGCGTGAAGTCATTGAACTCAAAGGCTTTGTGGTTGTAGGCCGGGTGCGAAGGGTCCAGCAACTCAAAGTGAATGGCCTTGCGTCCGTCTGCCTGCGTCACTTCTCTAATGTTGTTGCAATGGATGGACGAGGTAAACGCCCCAGTGTCAATCTTGGCTTCTACCTCAAACAACTCCAGCCCGGGAAAGTCCACCATCTCCCGTCTGCCAATGATTTTTTTCTCAAGACTCTCTGTCATACTGCTAAAAGCTAAGGGTCTGTGCGTGTCGTTTCTCGGCTAATTTCTGAAAAACAGGCCAAAAACGGTTGTCTCTTTTACGTGTTGCTGGTAACATGGAGAGGTTCAGGGGGAAAGAATTTGAGTTGGAAGTGTTAGGACTTACTCATGAACTACTTCTCTCAAAAATGATAGTTGCTTTATCCTTTAGGAAAGCGACTTTAAACCATTGCTTTTTAATATTGGAATAAACGATTTCTATATCCGCTTCATTTATATGCTTAGTTAAATTTCTGTACTCTCTAGTGACTCCAATTTTCTGGCTGGTGGTATCAACCTTGAAATCACTCTGCATAGATATTAGTCTCTTAATAGAATTGAAATCGCCCTCTTCTAACTTAATGACAGCAGATGCCCAATAGTCACCATGTAAGTCAGGGTATTCAGAAGCTTTAGCTGTGATGGTTCCAGATATAGGGAATTCTATTCCAGTATTGTGACTGAACTCATCTTTGTAAAAACTGTCAAGAGGGAAAATTGCAATCCATGTGGTAATTAGAGCTGTTAATAAAATTAGGCTAATGTAAGCCCTGTTTATTTGTCCACTAGCTTTTCGGGTTAGCTTCCCACTCTTAAACAACCATTTCTTGAGAGGTAAGTACCCAACGTATAGAAGTCCGCCTACAAGACCAAATCCTATACTAAACACAATAAATAGAATCACACCAATTATAATCGGTCCCATCTGATATTAATTAAACCCGAGACCAATATAAAAAGAAAAGGAGCCGTACGTTCAAGCACGGCTCCTTTTCATAAATCAATTTTCTTACAGCTTACTTTCCGCTGTAGGTGATGCGGTAGATGGCGTCGTTCATATCATCAGAAACCAATAGAGAGCCGTCTGGCATTACTTCTACATCTACGGGGCGTCCCCATTCTTTGCCTTCCTGCAACCAACCAGCCGCGAAGGGTGAGAACGTGGTTTTGCCTTGCGCATCTGTTCGTACCAAGCTCACCCGGTAACCAATTTTCTCGGTTCGGTTCCAAGAGCCGTGCTCGGCTATGAAGATTTGCTTGCGGTAGTTTTCTGGGAACATGGTGCCGGTGTAGAACTCCATGCCCAGCGTTCCGCCGTGCGGGTTTAGTTTCTGCACAGGAGCAGTGTAGTCAGCGCAGTTCTTGCCTTTGCCAAACTCAGGGTCCAGCACATCGCCGGCGTGGCAGAACGGGTACCCGAAGTGCATGCCCTTTTTAGGCGCTTTGTTCAGTTCATCTGCGGGCGTGTTGTCGCCCATCAGATCACGGCCATTGTCAGTGAACCAGAGTTCTTTGGTGTCTGGGTGCCAGTCAAAACCCACGGTGTTGCGCACGCCGTTGGCAAAGACTTCCAGGCCAGAGCCGTCTGGGTTCATGCGGTTAATGGCGGCGTACACGGGCTTCTCAGAAAGGCAGATGTTACACGGCGCACCCACCGGCACGTACAGTTTATCATCTGGCCCGAAGGCGATGTACTTCCAGCCGTGGTGCTCCTCTGTGGGGAATTTGTCATAGACCACCACCGGCTTAGGCGGGTTCTTGAGGTTGGCTTCAATGTTGTCATAGCGCAGGATGCGGTGAATCTCGGCTACGTACAGAGAGCCGTTTCTAAAAGCCACGCCGTTGGGCATTCTCAGGCCGGTGGCAATGGTAATGACCTCATCAGCTTTGTTGTCTTTGTTGCGGTCCACAATGGCGTACACACTGCCTTTGTCGCGGGTACCCACAAACAGGGTGCCGTTGGGCGTGAGCGTCATAGAGCGGGCATTCACCACTTTCTGGGCGTAGTAGCTGATTTTAAAGCCGTCTGGCATCACAATCTTGGCCAGGTTGCCTTCGGTGGCGGGTTCTTCGGTGACGTTCTCAGAGAGGGTGTCCTGGGCTTCAGTGGAAGGCTTCTCCCCTTCGGCGTTGGCGTTGGGTTTGTTGCTGTCTGAGGAACAGCTCATCTGGAACGCCAGGGCCAGGCCCAACACGCTCCATTTAACGGTAGAAAGTCTTTTCATAGATTCGTGAGTGGTTATTCGTTGTTCGTTAATCGAAGGTAAAATGAAGTATTACCCATTTCCGTTTTCAGGCTATTTTCTGGAAAACAGGCCAAAAACGCAACAAGGTAAATAGGAATTAGTTTGGGTGTACGCGCCCTACAGATTCTTGGCCGAGCGGCGGTGGTTCTTCAGCCAGGAGGCCACATCATAGAGCAGGTGCGTATGCCCAGCGTTCAAAATCACCAAGTTGTGTTTGCGCAGGGCTTTCAGGAACACCTCCAGCCGTTTAGGCGAAATAATCTGGTCATACTTGCCCAGAAAAACGGTCACTTCCATGTCACTTTGGTTCAGTAGTTTTACCACGTTCCTGATGTCAAAGGTGAGGTTTCTAAAGGCGGTCCAACTGCGGTACACGCGCAGGCGCTTTTCCTGGGAGTTCATCTGCCAGTTGGCAAACTTCACCAGTCCCGAGTCCACCACCCGCTTGCGCTCCAGCCAACCCAATGTCTGGAAGAACCGCGTGGGCCGTAGCACGATGCGTTTGAACAAGCCCTGCAACCACCCCGGGTAGGTGGCAATGTTGTAGAGCAGATGCGTCTTGATGCCGTCGGGCGCAATGAGGTAGAGCTCGTCCATCTGCCCATGGAACTTCTCCAGCGTAGCCAGCGCGAACTTCCCTCCCATACTGAACGCCATTACAGAGAACCGTTCCACTTTTTCCTTTTCCAGCAAAGCCTGCACAAACTCCTGCAGTCGGGCTTTGGTGAGCGGTTGATCAGTCTTACTCAAGGTACTGCCCCCATGGAAGAATAAATCCACGGCGTACACGGTGTAGTCTGGGTGCAAGGTGCGCGCCATCACGTCAAAGTAATGTCCCTCCTGCCCATACCCATGAAACGCCAAGAGCGCCTTGGGGCCGTGGCCTAACTTTCGGTAGTGGAGCTTAGAGGTTTGCAGTCTGATGATGGACACTGGAAGCAATTTTGGTGATTTTCTCTATACGAGAGGTGCTGGCGTTTTTAGCTTGTTTTGGTGAAAAGAGGCGGAAAATGAGATTTACTCAAAATCTTCTTTCACTTTCGATTTGTGCACCGTTGCTCCTTTCAATGTAGTAATTGCCCAACTATGCGTATCAAGTTC contains the following coding sequences:
- a CDS encoding RimK/LysX family protein, with translation MTESLEKKIIGRREMVDFPGLELFEVEAKIDTGAFTSSIHCNNIREVTQADGRKAIHFELLDPSHPAYNHKAFEFNDFTLRNVKSSFGDVQERYIIRTSIVVHGQEIETEFSLSDRSDLKYPVLLGRTLLRRRFVVDVSKKNLSLKAKNKKATKAKRVPKKKDQTS
- a CDS encoding alpha/beta fold hydrolase, translating into MSIIRLQTSKLHYRKLGHGPKALLAFHGYGQEGHYFDVMARTLHPDYTVYAVDLFFHGGSTLSKTDQPLTKARLQEFVQALLEKEKVERFSVMAFSMGGKFALATLEKFHGQMDELYLIAPDGIKTHLLYNIATYPGWLQGLFKRIVLRPTRFFQTLGWLERKRVVDSGLVKFANWQMNSQEKRLRVYRSWTAFRNLTFDIRNVVKLLNQSDMEVTVFLGKYDQIISPKRLEVFLKALRKHNLVILNAGHTHLLYDVASWLKNHRRSAKNL
- the rimK gene encoding 30S ribosomal protein S6--L-glutamate ligase — encoded protein: MKIAILSRNARLYSTRRLVEAAQQRGHETVVLDHLRCDLVMEKGAPHILYKGELLTGIDAIIPRIGASVTFYGTAVVRQFEMMKVKSVVASQSIVRSRDKLRSLQIMARAGLGMPKTAFTNYSKEVKQLIEEVGGAPLVIKLLEGTQGLGVVLAETGKAAESVIEAFHNLKARIIVQEFIAESKGADIRVFVVNGEVVGAMKRQGKEGEFRSNLHRGGSATLIKLSRAEKAAALMAAKSLGLDVAGVDMLQSKRGPLILEVNSSPGLEGIERATQKDIAGKIIEFTELLVNKKATKTTKKKTTGDGGDDHQ
- a CDS encoding sorbosone dehydrogenase family protein; protein product: MKRLSTVKWSVLGLALAFQMSCSSDSNKPNANAEGEKPSTEAQDTLSENVTEEPATEGNLAKIVMPDGFKISYYAQKVVNARSMTLTPNGTLFVGTRDKGSVYAIVDRNKDNKADEVITIATGLRMPNGVAFRNGSLYVAEIHRILRYDNIEANLKNPPKPVVVYDKFPTEEHHGWKYIAFGPDDKLYVPVGAPCNICLSEKPVYAAINRMNPDGSGLEVFANGVRNTVGFDWHPDTKELWFTDNGRDLMGDNTPADELNKAPKKGMHFGYPFCHAGDVLDPEFGKGKNCADYTAPVQKLNPHGGTLGMEFYTGTMFPENYRKQIFIAEHGSWNRTEKIGYRVSLVRTDAQGKTTFSPFAAGWLQEGKEWGRPVDVEVMPDGSLLVSDDMNDAIYRITYSGK
- a CDS encoding succinylglutamate desuccinylase/aspartoacylase family protein; translated protein: MAEMIINEIAIQPGENILIRLAISRLPSGTEIDIPVHVFRAKEPGPVLLLMAGMHGDEVNGIEIIRRMIRRNMLQPERGSVIAIPVLNIYGFLNFSREVPDGKDVNRSFPGNANGSLASRVAHRFTKEILPLVDYGIDFHTGGASRSNFPQIRCVLEEETNARLAHAFGAPYILNSNLRLGSLRKEASQMGKSIIVYETGESLRFDEAGIDIAIEGTHRVMHHLGIIHTSTPVSQPPIVCQKDTWVRAPLAGLFRSFVKNGQVINHGQQIGTLADPYGFASHPIISPVSGFVIGLNNMPVVNQGDAILHIGY